GCCAATGGCAGGGACGACCTCGCCGATGCCATCCGGTCCGCGATTCACCGGTCCTATATCTATTATCCCCTGGGTGCGATCGAGAGCTTCCTAAGACGGCGCTTTCCCTCCCAGATCGTCAATCGCCCGATCTTCCGGCACGCCAAATACACGCTGTTCAGGCTGCGGGAGAGATGGACATGACGAGCGAGATGCAACCTCCCGAAGCTATCGCCGGGCCATCGTTGATCGGGATTCGCAAGCGCAATTCCGTGGCATTCGTGCAAGCGGTGTTCGACGCCTACCGCGATGGGCAGCTCTTTGCCGTGCTTGACGACGACGCCGTCCTCCCTCGGCTCGACGGATACAGCGCCCGCTCGATAATCGATCCCGGACCGGGGGGCGGGTGGTTCGAAGGCAAGCTCGCCCCGCGTCGAACCGATGATCCCGCACAGATTGTCTTCACATCGGGTACCGAGGGCGAGCCGAAAGCGATCGTGATCTCATATCGCGCCCTCGCTGACACCGTCGACCGACTGAACGGCGTCATGCAGGTCGACGGCTCGATCCGCGAATATGTCGGCGTCCCGGTGACCTATTCCTTCGGCCTGGGGCGATGCCGGGCGGTGGCGACCGTAGGCGGCAAGTTCTTCATTCCCCAGCACGGCTTCGACCCGCTGGAAATCCGCGACATGCTGCGTTCGGGCGAGATCAACGCCTTGTCGGCGGTGCCCGCCTTGCTGCGGCTGCTCCTCAAGGAGCCGAATGTCCTGCAAGGCCACGGCGCCGCGTTGAAATGGCTCGAGATCGGCAGCCAGTACATGAGCCGCCGCGAAAAGGAGCAGGTCAAGGCGTTGTTCCCGAACGCCGTGATCGTCCAGCACTATGGCCTTACCGAAGCCTCGCGCTCGACCTTCCTCGTGATTAGCGAGACCGCAGGGGAAGGGCTGGAATCCGTGGGCCGCCCTGTCGGCCAGGTAGAGGTGAGGACACGCGATGACGGCCGCATCCAGTTGCGCGGCCCGCATCTGGCAACGGGCCGGATCCTCGACGGAGACATCGTGCCGATCGCCGACGAGGATGGCTGGCTCACGACCGGCGACAACGGACATTTCGCTGGCGGAATGCTGTCGTTCGACGGGCGCGCAGACGATGTGATCAACAGCGGCGGGATCAAGGTCGATCCCGCGCAGCTGGAAGGGGAAGTGCTTCAGGCGCTCGGATTGAAGGGCGGGCTTGCCATCGCCCGGATTCCTGACGAGCGGCGAGGAGAGGGTTTCTTCGTGGGCCTGCAGAAGTCAGCGGGGTGCGAGCCCGATCAGGCCGCCGAGGCCGTGCACGATGCCCTGCGGCGCCGCGATATTGCCGCGGGATCTTCGGTGAGAGCGCAATATGTAGATCAGATCCCCACGACCGTGACCGGCAAGGTGCGCAGGCATGCGCTCGCCGAACTCTATTCGCCCTCGGTTCCCGCCGCACCGTCTCCGGCGGCAGGCTTGCCGGGTGTCCGCGGCCTTTATGCGA
This region of Altererythrobacter sp. CAU 1644 genomic DNA includes:
- a CDS encoding AMP-binding protein, with the protein product MTSEMQPPEAIAGPSLIGIRKRNSVAFVQAVFDAYRDGQLFAVLDDDAVLPRLDGYSARSIIDPGPGGGWFEGKLAPRRTDDPAQIVFTSGTEGEPKAIVISYRALADTVDRLNGVMQVDGSIREYVGVPVTYSFGLGRCRAVATVGGKFFIPQHGFDPLEIRDMLRSGEINALSAVPALLRLLLKEPNVLQGHGAALKWLEIGSQYMSRREKEQVKALFPNAVIVQHYGLTEASRSTFLVISETAGEGLESVGRPVGQVEVRTRDDGRIQLRGPHLATGRILDGDIVPIADEDGWLTTGDNGHFAGGMLSFDGRADDVINSGGIKVDPAQLEGEVLQALGLKGGLAIARIPDERRGEGFFVGLQKSAGCEPDQAAEAVHDALRRRDIAAGSSVRAQYVDQIPTTVTGKVRRHALAELYSPSVPAAPSPAAGLPGVRGLYAKMFELAEVPDTASFQDLGGDSLNYVEMSIALESELGALPQNWDVLPVARLAEMEGAASPKPATMETGIFLRAFAITCVVGTHSGIAILGGGTFLLFFLIGYNLARFKAPALLEGKVLSSLVPYTKTLIIPYFILAVLFMAYRREFQLDTLLLYTNLTELRLTQIFPFWFVQVLVQCLALTGLLLLIPQVRAIAKREPWRFAFGLTAILVGIWAIFPAIWDTDHLRNLVPQRYIALLWLGWCCFAAQTTRQKLMALALGLTFAFIDSGVSRRSAWIALGVVATLYVPMIPVPRSLRSAIQYVSAATFTIFALNGILAWGISMVFERVFGQSWSPITFGLTFIGCLIGYEAIRRIELLKPVIPRLLRRSDSRKGKDFPGRIAGSAESPVP